GCGATGACGCCCGGGAATCGCTTCACGATCCCCCGCATCTCTACCGCGAACTCAGGCATCGACCCGCCTTGGCTAATCGGTCAGTCGGATCAGTGTTCGATGACGATCGAACCGTCTTTGATCCCGTTCACCGCCTCGACCAGCTTCAGGATCAGCTCGCAGGGGACGTCCACCTTCGAGGCGCTCTTCCTGATGTAGTCGTTTACGTCGAGGTGCCCGATCGCGATCCCGGTCCCGAATCCGAACTCGGAGGTGATTCCGTAGCTGTAGATCCCGGGTGCCCAGATTCCGTTCGCCATCCGCATGATCTGCGACTCGACGGCGAGGTCGACCCGCTTCAGCCCGCTCCCGACGATGACATCGGCGTGCTCAGGGGCGGTCAGGGCCTGATCGACGTCGGTCCCGAACGCGTACCAGTTCGGGTTCTCCTCCGCAGCGGTGAACACGCCGAGGTGGGACTTTCCGGCTGCACCGTAGATGTAGTCAGCCCCTGCGTTGTACATCTCGCGTGCCAGCTCGGCGCCGAGGGTCGGATTCGCCCACTCGCCCACGTAGCGGACGAGCACCTTTACGTTCGGGTTGACCCACTGCGCTCCCTGGGTGTAGCCCTTCATGAACCCGATGATCAACGGGATCTCCATTCCACCCTCGAACCCGATGATGTTCGTCTTGGTGAGGTACCCGGCGGCGACCCCAACGAGGAACGCCTCCTCCCAGTCGTTCGTCACCACCGAGGCGACGTTCGGCTGATCGACGACCATGTCCACGATCACGAACTTCTGATCCGGATACTGGGGAGCGACCGTCTCCAGGGCCGATGCCTGATCGAATCCGATGCAGACGATGATGTCGTAGTCACCCGAGTCGGCAAACTGGAGCTGATAGCCCTCGTATTCGGATATGTCGCTCGGCTCGACGTAGTCGAGGACGTCGTCGACCGTCACCCCATACTTGGCCGCGATCTGAGCCGCCGCGTCGGACGCTCCCTTGAAGCTCTGGTCGTTGAACGACTTGTCTCCCAATCCGCCGGTGGCGAGGATCAACCCGACCTTCGGATAATCGGCGGCGAACACCCCCACCACCAACACGCCGACGAGCAACACCGCGGCAAGAATCGCACCTAACTTCTTCATGCTGTTCCCTCCTTTTTTGAACGCCCACCCAGCTCTCATGGCGAGCGGGTCGTTCTACTGCATTGTGCTACAACCTTAGCTTTTTCTTTGCTGTTTTTCAAACTCCGCGGCGTGCAGGCGAACGATCCCCGCGAGGGCGCAATCGATCTCCTGGGAGACGGCATTGCGCACAACATCCCGATGGGGATTGTAAGCTCCGGCGGCCGCACTCCGCGCGTCCCCGTCGATGGCGAGGATAGCGCCAGCGCGGACATGGCGAAGGGCAGCCACACAGAACAGAGCGGCGCATTCCATCTCCACCGCCATGGCCCCGGCGCGGGATAGGGGTTCAATCCCGAGGTCAAGCACCCCCTGATAGAAGGCGTCGGAAGTGACGACTACCCCACGGTGCACGCGGACATCCATCGTCTGCGCAGCGTTCCACAGCGCCCCAACTACGTCTGGGTCAGCCAGAGCAGGATATTGGATCGGAAGAAGCTGCGGAGTTGTCCCCTCGTATCGCACCGCACCAAGAGCGACCACCAGATCTCCATCCACTACGGAATCTTGGAGGGAACCGGCCGTCCCGACCCGGATGAGGACACGAGCACCTGCCTTGATCGATTCCTCAGCGCAGATCGCCGCCCCAGGAGCCCCGACCCCGGTGGAGATAACTCCGATCTCCACCCCGCGGTAGCTTCCGCAGTAAGAATGGAACTCCCGATTCTTCGCGAGCTCCTTCGTGCCCTCCAACCGCTCGGCGATTCGCGCGGCCCGTGCTGGGTCACCCGGGAGGAGGACATACGGGGGGAGATCCCCCGGCTTCAACAAGATGGTCGGGAGGCGCGCCATTTAACCCTCCTTATCTCGTTAGGAAAAAGAGATGCCCGTTACTCTTCCGGGAGCGTCAGTACCGTCCCTTCCCCGATCCCGTGTGCAGAGAGGTAGCCTTCAGGAAGCTCGAGTGCGTACTGGAAGGGTCTCTTTGCTGTGTAGAGCTTCTTCTCCTTATCCTCTTCGGAGTAGACAGCCATCGTCGTCCCCCCCGCGAACCTCCCGTCCTTGTCGAAGAACGCGATGTCGAGCGGGAAGTGGACCGTGTCCATGACGAAGTTCCCTTGGAATTCCTTGTCATACATGAACAAGATCGCCGGGACGAGATCACGCAATGACGGCGGATAGCCGCGGAACCCGGTGAACCGGGAGTAGCCGGCATCGGCAACCAGAGCGGTGATCTTGAGCTGCGTTCCATCACCCGTGGTGAGGATCACCTGTTTCCGGGAAAGATCGCCGAGGATCCCGAGACCGACGGTCGCCCCCGCGGTGGTGACAAGAGGGGCCGTGTCCTGGGCGGCGGATGGATAGACGGTCATCGGAGTGTCCCCGATCCCGTCTCCGTTCGCATCCGTGCCGGTATAAGTCTCCCAGTAGTTCCCCTTCCCTCCGTGGGTCCATGTGTTTCCCTTCCCGTAGTCCTCCACCAGGGCCTCTCCGGTCCCGAGGAAGTAGTTCCCGTAGACCGTGTTTATTCGCGAGTCGTGGTTCAGATAGAGGTTATGGTCATTTTCGGAGAGGACGTTCTCGTGAAGCGAGTTTCCCATGATCGTTCGCTTCCCATACGTCTCCGGGAACAGGATACCATGCCGCTGCTGGGAGATCAGGTTGCGGGAGATGTCGTTGTACGAGCCGATCACCTCGACCCCGTACGCCCCGGCGACGATCGTGTTGGCGGAGACGGTATTATGGTCCGCCTGCACCCCGAGGTAGACCCCGGTCTCCGCGTCGGTGATCGCGTTGTCGACGACCTCGTTCCCGGTCGCCCGCTCGATCGCCACCCCGTACTTCGTGTTCTCCTGGGTGATGATGTTCCGCGCGATCGAGTTCCCGGTCGATCCCCCTGTAATCTGGATCCCGGTGGGATTGGCAAACACGAGGTTGTCGTGGATCGAGTTCTTATCGGACGCCGAGACGAGGACGCCGTAGTTGTTGGCGAGCAACTGGTTGTCGAAGAGCTCGTTTTCGTTCGAGAGCCACAGGTACACCCCGGCGAACCGGTTGTTCTTGAGGATGTTTCCGGTCACCGTGTTGTTGTCGGATCGGTACAGGGTGAGCCCATGTTCGGTGTAGACCGGATTCTTCCGGTAGGCCTGGTTATCCTTGATGACGGAATCGTTCACGAACGCAAGCTGAATCCCGTCTCCGTTCACGATCTCGTTGTTCTCGATCGTCATCCCGTCGCATGCTGCAATGTACAGGCTCGTTCCCTTGATCCCGGAGATCGTCTCCCCGTGCCGCCCGTAGAAGTAGTGGATCGGGCTGTCGTTGAGCACGTTGGACGTGTCGATCGCGTGGTCGTACTCCTCCGGCGTCTCTCCGGTCACCCGAAGGCCCAGCCCCTGCACGTAGATGACGTTCCCGGTCAGGGTGACGTCAGTGGAAGAGGCGATCTCGATCCCGTTCAGAGAGTTGTTGATCGAGCACCCCTCCACCCGGGCGCCGGATACGAATCCGAGGTGGATCGCCGCTCCGTGCGGGTCACTCGCCCCCTGGATGACAAGCCCACGCAAAACGAAGTGTGCGGTCGTGTTCTGGATGTTCACCCCGTACGGGGTCCCGTTGGGGATGGTAATCTCCCAGCCTGCGATTACGTACGGATCGTCTGCGGTCCCACTCCCGGAAAGGACTCCGTTATCCGCCGTAAAGTCGGAATCGCCGAGGATCGTTATCGGAGCGTGGGACGCTGCTGCTCCCACGACGACCAGCGTGAACAGTGCCGCCATAAAAACAAGCGATATCTTCTTCATCTTTGCTCTCTCCTTCGTTGCAAACCCGCTTTTTGAATTATATCCGTCCTCTTGCTGACAGACAATGATGATAACGGAATCTGATAGAGATTAGGTGTGGAAGAAGTGGAGGAACGGTGAACGCGCGGATGACCGCTCTCCCGATCAGGCTGGTTCCCTCCCCCGGAGTGCCCTAGTTCCCCCGGGCGAGGGCGGAATGGGAGGGCAGAGGCGGTCTTGTGCGGCTAGACTGAAGGGCATGAAAGCTTCGGCCGTCGTGTTGATCGGGATCGTCATCATCGCTGCGTTTGGGGTCCGCTCCGACCGCGGCTCCACCCTCACCGATATCGCGCTTTCCTCCCATGGACGGATTGGGGTGTATCTCACTTCATTCGCCCTAACCAAGCCGGAGACCCTCACTGAGGTACTCACCGCCGCGAGAGAGGGGAAGATCAACGCTGTGGTGATCAACGTGAAGAACATGCACGGCGAGGTGACCTACGCCAGTGCCGTCCCGCTCGCACGCAAGATCGGAGCCGCTGTAGGAAGGATCGATCCCCGTGCCCTGATCGCTCGACTGCACGCCGCCGGGATCTACGTCATCGCCCGTCAAGTGCTGTTCTACGACCCCAAACTGGCGGCGTACCTCAAGCTGCCGAACCCATGGGTTCCGGTGGATAATGACCAGGCGGTGGCATACAACCTGGCGATCGCGTCCGAGGTGGCATCGCTTGGGTTCGACGAGCTCCAGTTCGACTACATCCGGTTCCCGGACGGAGAGGGGCTCGGGACCAGATACGCAGCACGTTACGCGGCGGTGAACCGGTTCCTGGACGCGGCGCGGGATGCGCTCGCGGGGAGGATCACGATCTCGGCGGACCTGTTCGGCCGGGTGATGTGGAATTGGAACCGGAAGAAGATCGACCCAATCGGCCAATCCCTCGAAGAGATCGCCGCCCGCGTCGATTTCGTCTCCCCGATGCTCTATCCGTCGCATTACAACGAGGAATACTACAAGGACGATCCCTACCGGGTCGTCAAAGAGGCGCTCGCCGCCGGGATGGCCCGGGTCTCCACCCCGATCCGTCCGTTCCTCCAGGCATTCGGCCGGGACGTACCGGCGGGAATGTCGCTTGAGGAGTACATCCGCGCCCAGATCAGGGCGGCGCGGGAATCCGGGACGGACGGGTACCTGTTCTGGAACCCGAGCTGCGACTACACCGCCCTGTACCGCGCGCTCGCGGACTAGTTCTTTATCCCTCCCTCTCTTTCCGGTACCATCGTCGGCAAGGAGGGACGATGCGGCCGATCGAGGAGTGGATACGCGGGAATTTCAGGGTCGAATGGGTCGATTCGGCAGCGCTCCGCTACGACGAGATGGAACACCAGGCTCCGCCCGATCTCGGCGGGGTGTATCGCCCGTACACCCCGGAGCGGATCGACGATTGGATCGATCTGTCGCTCGTCATGGCCTACCTCAGTGCTCTGGGGACGACCGGCCGGATCCTCGACATCGGGACCGGCGACGGCTGGCCGGCCCTCCCGCTCGCCCCGTACGTGGAGCAGGTGATCGGGATCGATCGGTCGAGGAAGCGGATCGAGACGGCGGAGGCGAACCGGGCCCGGCTCGGGATCGAAAACGCAACTTTTCGCGTCGCCTCCGGCGACGATCTCCCGTTCCCGGACAAAAGCTTCGCCGGGGTCGTCGCCGGCACGGCGATCGAGCAGATCCCCGATCCCGCCGCCTGCCTGCGCGAGGCGTATCGCGTGCTGGAACCCGGCGGCACGCTCGTCGCCACGGTGGAGCATCTGGACGGGGAACTCGCCGGTCCGTACGCGGAGGAAGTGGAGCTGTTCCCCGTAGGGGATCGGTTCCTCTATCGCTACGCGGTGAAGGAGCGCCGCCCACCGCGGGAGGCGGAGTACCTGATCGCGTTCGACTCCAGCCCGGAGATGGCAGAGATCGCTGCAAACTTTCCGCGCCGGCCCGGGTTCACCCGAAGGGAGGGAGAGCCGGGGATGCAGCCGCTTGCCGG
The sequence above is drawn from the Candidatus Bipolaricaulota bacterium genome and encodes:
- a CDS encoding BMP family ABC transporter substrate-binding protein — protein: MKKLGAILAAVLLVGVLVVGVFAADYPKVGLILATGGLGDKSFNDQSFKGASDAAAQIAAKYGVTVDDVLDYVEPSDISEYEGYQLQFADSGDYDIIVCIGFDQASALETVAPQYPDQKFVIVDMVVDQPNVASVVTNDWEEAFLVGVAAGYLTKTNIIGFEGGMEIPLIIGFMKGYTQGAQWVNPNVKVLVRYVGEWANPTLGAELAREMYNAGADYIYGAAGKSHLGVFTAAEENPNWYAFGTDVDQALTAPEHADVIVGSGLKRVDLAVESQIMRMANGIWAPGIYSYGITSEFGFGTGIAIGHLDVNDYIRKSASKVDVPCELILKLVEAVNGIKDGSIVIEH
- a CDS encoding nucleoside phosphorylase, whose translation is MARLPTILLKPGDLPPYVLLPGDPARAARIAERLEGTKELAKNREFHSYCGSYRGVEIGVISTGVGAPGAAICAEESIKAGARVLIRVGTAGSLQDSVVDGDLVVALGAVRYEGTTPQLLPIQYPALADPDVVGALWNAAQTMDVRVHRGVVVTSDAFYQGVLDLGIEPLSRAGAMAVEMECAALFCVAALRHVRAGAILAIDGDARSAAAGAYNPHRDVVRNAVSQEIDCALAGIVRLHAAEFEKQQRKS
- a CDS encoding right-handed parallel beta-helix repeat-containing protein, which translates into the protein MKKISLVFMAALFTLVVVGAAASHAPITILGDSDFTADNGVLSGSGTADDPYVIAGWEITIPNGTPYGVNIQNTTAHFVLRGLVIQGASDPHGAAIHLGFVSGARVEGCSINNSLNGIEIASSTDVTLTGNVIYVQGLGLRVTGETPEEYDHAIDTSNVLNDSPIHYFYGRHGETISGIKGTSLYIAACDGMTIENNEIVNGDGIQLAFVNDSVIKDNQAYRKNPVYTEHGLTLYRSDNNTVTGNILKNNRFAGVYLWLSNENELFDNQLLANNYGVLVSASDKNSIHDNLVFANPTGIQITGGSTGNSIARNIITQENTKYGVAIERATGNEVVDNAITDAETGVYLGVQADHNTVSANTIVAGAYGVEVIGSYNDISRNLISQQRHGILFPETYGKRTIMGNSLHENVLSENDHNLYLNHDSRINTVYGNYFLGTGEALVEDYGKGNTWTHGGKGNYWETYTGTDANGDGIGDTPMTVYPSAAQDTAPLVTTAGATVGLGILGDLSRKQVILTTGDGTQLKITALVADAGYSRFTGFRGYPPSLRDLVPAILFMYDKEFQGNFVMDTVHFPLDIAFFDKDGRFAGGTTMAVYSEEDKEKKLYTAKRPFQYALELPEGYLSAHGIGEGTVLTLPEE
- a CDS encoding class I SAM-dependent methyltransferase, producing MRPIEEWIRGNFRVEWVDSAALRYDEMEHQAPPDLGGVYRPYTPERIDDWIDLSLVMAYLSALGTTGRILDIGTGDGWPALPLAPYVEQVIGIDRSRKRIETAEANRARLGIENATFRVASGDDLPFPDKSFAGVVAGTAIEQIPDPAACLREAYRVLEPGGTLVATVEHLDGELAGPYAEEVELFPVGDRFLYRYAVKERRPPREAEYLIAFDSSPEMAEIAANFPRRPGFTRREGEPGMQPLAGTIAETFGLPFLERFRGAVAAVRGFELRHFTAGSLREALAAAGFARVKIRGPITRIASRFFIALHEEGLLAMLAPRFAKICRALAQAWDEVPPEGGSLLFVQARKETT